In Ferviditalea candida, the genomic stretch CATCTATTATGACGTGAAAAGAAGATAAAAAGATACAGCTTTTTATAAAATAATTGGGATGAATATTTCTTTCATGAAAGTAGACGCAGCACACAGCGAAAATGTTTTATTTTTCAAAAAAAAAACCGTCCGATCATCATCGGACGGATCCACGGAATATTGGCTAAAAGGCAAAGATCAATTAAACCGCTTGAACCTTTGCCGCCAAAAGTGGAACTAATTTCATCGCGAACCCTTACTGTCCTACCACCCGGTTCAAAAAGACGAGCGACCGCGCAAACGCATCGCGGGCAGAATTGACGTCATATGTCGGGTTCGTATCGTTGTAGAAGGCATGCTTCGCATCGGGATACACCACCGCTTCAAAAGCTTTGCCATGCTTTTTCATCTCCTCTTGGAAGCCGGGGATCAGGTTGGTGATATTCGGATCCTGCCCCCCGTAGAAGCCGAGTACCGGACACTGAATATCGGCTATCCCCTCTTGAGGCGGACGCCCGTAAAATACGACCGAACCGGCGTGCAGCGGGTCCCGTGTCGCCAAAACGGCCGACAGGGCGCCGCCCATGCAGAAGCCGACGGAAGCAACGGGCATGCCCTTCGTTTTCTCATAAGTGTTGCGTGCATACTCGGCCGTATCGGCCAAAATGCCGGCCAGCCGACCGGATTGGGCGGCGGGGTTGAGCAGGCCGAACAACAAATCCAGCGTCTCCCGGAGCCGGTCCTGCCGGTCAGCGGGCTGCCCCAGAATAGCCGTTTCCCGCTCCCGCGGGTTGAACCAGGCCGAATGCGGAATCGAATGAAGGAATGCTTTCGCTTCGGCCAACCGCTCCTCAGTATGCGGCTCAGGGGTCACTCCGTTAACGGCGAACAGCTCGGGCGCGATGGCCACATAACCGGCAGCGGCAAATCGGCCCGCAACATCCCGAATATGCGCGTCAACTCCCCATATTTCCTGAATGATCAGCACGGCCGGCCGCGGTTCGGCAACAGGCTCCATAGAAGCAAAGTAAGCGCGGCAATCGCCGGTTTTTCCCGAGAACATTTTCCATTCCGTATGTACGGTCATCAACGGACACCTCACATCGTATAATTTGTATTTCATTTATGAAGATTGCTTTTTATTTATGATTATTGCTTTCTCTATTTTCTGATATTTCCCTGCAAGAATATCGAATAACCGCTGTGGCAACTTTTCTCCCCGCATCCGCTCACCTGATAGGTATCATTATCCACAAAAAATGATATTTTTCATATACGTAAAGAGGTGATACAATTCAAGTAACGATACGGGAAGGGTCGATGATAACGATGAATTATTCTTTGGACATTGAGAGGACCGCCGCGAAAAAACAGAAGCCGGCGGCCGATCGGCTTGGATTTGGGAAATATTATACAGACCATATGTTTATCATGGATTACGATGAGGAGCAGGGCTGGCACCGGCCGCGGATTATACCGTACCAGCCGATCTCGCTGGATCCTGCGGCCAAGGTGTTCCATTACGGTCAAACGGTATTTGAAGGGCTGAAAGCCTATCGAACCGCGGATCAGAGGCTGCTTTTGTTCCGGCCGCAAAAAAATTTCAGGCGGTTGAATCAATCCAGTGCGCGCCTAAGCATCCCGTCGATCGACGAGGAGCTCGCCCTGCATGCCTTGAAGCAATTGATCCTGATCGATCAGGATTGGATACCTTCGAAAAAAGGCACGTCCCTTTACATTCGCCCCTTCATCATCGCCACAGAACCGTCGCTTGGGGCCTCTTCTTCAACTCATTATCAATTTATGATCATTTTATCGCCGGTCGGCTCTTATTACGCTGAGGGGATCCATCCTGTCAAAATTCATGTCGAGACTGAATACGTCCGGGCCGTCAAAGGCGGGACCGGCATGGCGAAAACCGCGGGAAATTATGCGGGCAGCTTAAGGGCGCAGGATGATGCCGCCGTTAACGGTTTTGCCCAGGTTTTATGGCTCGATGGCGTACACCGTAAATACATTGAAGAAGTCGGAAGCATGAATGTGTTTTTCAAGATCAACGGCAAGGTGCTGACGCCGGCCCTGAATGGAAGCATCCTGGATGGCGTCGTGCGGAATTCCATCCTGGAATTGCTTCAGCACTGGAATATCCCGGTCGAAGAGCGGATGATCTCCATTGATGAATTGCA encodes the following:
- a CDS encoding dienelactone hydrolase family protein; this encodes MTVHTEWKMFSGKTGDCRAYFASMEPVAEPRPAVLIIQEIWGVDAHIRDVAGRFAAAGYVAIAPELFAVNGVTPEPHTEERLAEAKAFLHSIPHSAWFNPRERETAILGQPADRQDRLRETLDLLFGLLNPAAQSGRLAGILADTAEYARNTYEKTKGMPVASVGFCMGGALSAVLATRDPLHAGSVVFYGRPPQEGIADIQCPVLGFYGGQDPNITNLIPGFQEEMKKHGKAFEAVVYPDAKHAFYNDTNPTYDVNSARDAFARSLVFLNRVVGQ
- a CDS encoding branched-chain amino acid aminotransferase; protein product: MNYSLDIERTAAKKQKPAADRLGFGKYYTDHMFIMDYDEEQGWHRPRIIPYQPISLDPAAKVFHYGQTVFEGLKAYRTADQRLLLFRPQKNFRRLNQSSARLSIPSIDEELALHALKQLILIDQDWIPSKKGTSLYIRPFIIATEPSLGASSSTHYQFMIILSPVGSYYAEGIHPVKIHVETEYVRAVKGGTGMAKTAGNYAGSLRAQDDAAVNGFAQVLWLDGVHRKYIEEVGSMNVFFKINGKVLTPALNGSILDGVVRNSILELLQHWNIPVEERMISIDELHEAYDNGMLEEAFGTGTAAVISPIGELHSLGRRLVIHGGTTGELSAKLYDTLTGIQLGELQDELGWMVQVS